A genome region from Schlesneria paludicola DSM 18645 includes the following:
- a CDS encoding PLP-dependent transferase, whose product MTTDIYAQFGIPPIVNAVGYASRVSGSCPHPDVIAAMAAASTQYVEIDDVLRAASQLIQRSTGAEAGIITCGAAAALTLAAAACLAGNRPELMDALPDASQCPRDEIIYPLAGPFDYDHPIRLSGAKLVSLDYKAPDALAQIERQIHARTAAIGWVWLSMTEIPDLTALIELAHRHGLPVIIDAAFSMLPVENLTSFIHRGADLVAYSGGKHLGGPQASGILCGRTGLIRSAWVQMVDMDVRAGTWSLQAWIDEGWISRPPRHGIGRSMKVSKESMIGLMAALERYAKRDHQAEIVQWHAAIDEIQQGLSGITELRITKRSQAANGQPYPNLLIESGTPPTGMTVRRLILKLRSRPKKIILAEDETNPDQAVLNPNCLLPGDAGEIVTSIRNVIAEHRR is encoded by the coding sequence ATGACTACTGATATCTATGCCCAGTTCGGAATTCCGCCGATCGTCAATGCCGTCGGCTATGCCTCCCGTGTGAGTGGCAGTTGTCCCCACCCAGACGTCATCGCGGCGATGGCCGCCGCCAGTACGCAATACGTCGAAATCGACGACGTGCTACGCGCCGCCAGTCAACTGATCCAGCGCTCCACCGGGGCCGAAGCGGGAATCATCACCTGCGGCGCCGCGGCCGCGCTGACATTGGCGGCCGCGGCCTGCCTGGCGGGGAATCGCCCCGAACTCATGGACGCCCTGCCAGATGCGTCTCAATGCCCGCGCGATGAAATCATTTACCCCCTCGCCGGGCCATTCGACTACGACCATCCGATTCGCCTGTCCGGCGCAAAACTGGTCTCACTCGACTATAAAGCCCCGGACGCCCTCGCACAGATTGAACGCCAGATTCACGCACGCACCGCGGCGATCGGCTGGGTCTGGCTGTCAATGACCGAGATCCCTGATCTCACCGCCTTGATCGAACTGGCACACCGACACGGGCTACCCGTCATCATTGATGCGGCCTTCTCAATGCTTCCCGTCGAGAATTTAACGTCCTTCATCCACCGCGGCGCCGACCTGGTGGCTTACAGCGGCGGAAAGCATCTCGGCGGCCCCCAGGCATCGGGAATCCTGTGTGGCCGCACAGGCCTCATCCGCAGCGCCTGGGTACAGATGGTCGATATGGACGTTCGGGCGGGAACCTGGTCACTGCAAGCGTGGATTGACGAAGGCTGGATCAGCCGGCCGCCCCGCCATGGAATTGGCCGCTCGATGAAAGTCAGCAAAGAGTCGATGATCGGCCTGATGGCGGCACTCGAACGGTATGCAAAACGGGATCATCAAGCGGAAATCGTACAATGGCACGCGGCGATCGACGAAATCCAACAAGGGTTGAGCGGAATTACGGAACTGCGGATTACCAAACGTTCACAAGCCGCAAACGGACAGCCGTATCCCAACCTGCTCATTGAATCTGGCACGCCTCCGACAGGAATGACCGTTCGGCGATTGATCCTGAAATTGCGTTCGCGACCAAAGAAAATCATCCTGGCCGAGGACGAAACCAATCCTGATCAGGCCGTGCTGAATCCCAACTGCCTGCTTCCGGGCGATGCTGGTGAGATTGTCACATCGATTCGCAACGTCATTGCGGAGCACCGTCGCTGA
- a CDS encoding amidohydrolase family protein, whose product MADRNALMAVAVKFNSAKFKTTRRSRSPIAKSGPALAVFSVLLWLMADHRTGETAEARTSIEQCSVLDVESGEMVPNQTIVIRGSQIERVVGAQEIGPMPGDVRRIDGRGKYAIPGLIDAHVHVVHVLDFAHVTGDEVLPLYLAAGVTSVRSTGDELVAGRLVARFAASHPERAPRVFTCSPLLDGDPPIHRDIGYAITDPGRVGELFDELKAWDVRTVKIYAGTARPVGRAIIDESHRRGLFVTAHLGRYSAQDAVADGVNGLEHIWSVFNYVIPPEVSGQPGHRGRLDVNNPLSESLVSELARQKIFVDPTLSVFRNMLLLPDVLEPCDQRDCESVPKRLRDFWPVYLKRSGCPQGGPLEDRRREFAKFQELTGKLYRAGVPIQAGTDAPEPNVPPGLSLHLELELLVGSGLPPAAAIRAATLNNATTLGERDRLGTITAGKVADLVLLSANPLDDIRHTRSIERVFHEGIESHPADLLKLVPPE is encoded by the coding sequence ATGGCGGATCGAAATGCTCTGATGGCCGTCGCGGTGAAATTCAATTCGGCGAAATTCAAGACGACGAGACGATCTCGATCGCCCATTGCGAAGTCGGGACCGGCCTTGGCGGTGTTCAGTGTTCTGCTATGGCTGATGGCCGATCATCGGACTGGCGAGACTGCTGAAGCCCGGACTTCGATCGAACAATGCAGTGTCTTGGATGTCGAATCCGGCGAAATGGTACCGAACCAGACGATCGTGATTCGCGGCTCGCAGATTGAACGCGTTGTCGGTGCACAGGAAATCGGTCCAATGCCCGGTGATGTTCGAAGGATCGACGGCCGTGGAAAATATGCGATTCCCGGTCTGATCGACGCGCACGTGCATGTGGTGCATGTCCTGGATTTCGCACATGTCACCGGTGACGAAGTCTTACCGCTTTATCTCGCCGCCGGAGTGACGTCGGTTCGCAGTACAGGAGACGAACTGGTTGCGGGCCGATTGGTTGCTCGGTTTGCAGCCAGTCATCCAGAACGTGCTCCGCGGGTCTTTACCTGCAGCCCGTTGCTCGACGGCGACCCACCCATTCATCGTGATATCGGCTACGCGATCACCGATCCGGGTCGAGTCGGCGAGCTGTTCGACGAGCTGAAGGCCTGGGACGTGCGTACGGTCAAAATCTATGCGGGGACCGCACGTCCTGTCGGACGGGCGATCATCGACGAAAGTCATCGGCGCGGACTTTTTGTGACGGCACACTTGGGACGATACTCCGCACAGGATGCCGTGGCCGACGGTGTCAATGGTCTCGAACATATCTGGTCGGTGTTCAACTATGTGATCCCCCCAGAGGTTTCGGGGCAGCCGGGTCATCGGGGGCGGCTGGACGTGAACAATCCACTCAGCGAATCGCTGGTTTCGGAACTGGCCAGACAAAAGATCTTTGTCGATCCGACGTTGAGCGTATTTCGCAATATGTTGCTACTGCCGGACGTTCTTGAGCCGTGCGATCAGCGTGATTGCGAGTCGGTTCCCAAACGATTGCGAGATTTTTGGCCGGTCTATCTGAAGCGATCAGGATGCCCGCAAGGGGGGCCGCTTGAGGACCGGCGACGTGAGTTCGCCAAATTTCAAGAACTGACCGGAAAGCTCTATCGGGCTGGCGTTCCGATTCAGGCGGGAACGGATGCTCCTGAACCGAATGTTCCGCCGGGTTTGTCCCTGCATCTGGAATTGGAACTGCTAGTCGGTTCTGGATTGCCTCCCGCTGCAGCGATTCGTGCCGCCACGCTGAACAATGCGACAACGCTTGGTGAACGCGATCGGTTGGGAACGATTACGGCCGGCAAAGTTGCAGATCTGGTGTTGTTGTCTGCCAATCCGCTGGACGATATTCGGCACACACGCTCGATCGAACGGGTGTTTCACGAGGGAATTGAATCGCACCCTGCCGACTTGTTGAAGCTTGTCCCACCCGAATGA
- a CDS encoding S1C family serine protease, producing MKSSITLCSKTLWSLFFGLIALNGESLVAADPAVLEAQQSRMDIVNKAAKTVVAIFSPDGNGGGSGVLVTPDGYALSNYHVTSACGDFMKCGLNDGVLYDAVIVGIDPTGDVALLKLLGRTDFPHAPLGDSDLVSAGDWTYAMGNPFLLATDFQPTVTFGMVSGVHRYQYPAGTFLEYTDCIQVDTSINPGNSGGPLFNAAGELIGINGRIAVEKRGRVNIGAGYAISINQIKHFMDQLRGGQIVDHATLGATVRSGSDRTVLVDSILETSDVYRRGLREDDEIISFAGRPIGSVNQFKNILGIYPSGWSLPLVYRRDGKKNEIIVQLPALHQRSEIAKSAGSKQPHPERHDPDGPPHSDGTSAQLPKDELPDEYKQLFEKKAGYANYYFNRLEQQRVLAGLERFANWHGAVGKWNLSGRTADGDTFQLKLYPQALTAQFTKRAPGLQNLDGTDFLDEPPGTGGLLAALYQFKLLLTEGPTAFNEVFYDGSQPLDGRAMHVDVLVTKKSTLECRWYFRASDGTLIGFDSSLGIDSDSCDIRFLQYGEFQGNRFPNRWMVRYGDTEYGIFDLIGVEASTSTGTDKPTESNK from the coding sequence ATGAAGAGTTCAATAACGCTGTGTTCAAAGACGCTGTGGAGTCTCTTCTTCGGATTGATCGCCCTGAATGGCGAGTCGCTTGTCGCCGCCGATCCAGCGGTGCTCGAGGCGCAGCAGTCGCGGATGGACATCGTGAACAAAGCCGCGAAGACAGTCGTGGCGATCTTCTCGCCGGACGGTAACGGCGGCGGATCAGGGGTCCTGGTCACCCCGGATGGATATGCACTCTCAAACTATCACGTCACGAGCGCCTGTGGCGACTTCATGAAGTGTGGCCTGAACGATGGTGTGCTGTACGACGCGGTCATCGTCGGCATTGATCCAACGGGCGATGTGGCGCTGCTGAAACTCTTGGGACGGACCGATTTCCCTCACGCGCCACTTGGCGATAGCGATCTCGTTTCGGCAGGCGACTGGACGTACGCTATGGGCAATCCATTCTTGTTGGCAACGGACTTTCAGCCGACCGTCACGTTTGGAATGGTCAGTGGCGTCCATCGTTATCAGTACCCCGCCGGAACGTTTCTGGAATACACCGATTGCATTCAAGTCGATACGTCGATCAACCCCGGCAATTCAGGCGGCCCCTTGTTCAATGCTGCGGGCGAGCTGATTGGAATCAATGGACGGATTGCGGTCGAGAAACGCGGCCGCGTGAACATTGGCGCGGGTTACGCGATCTCGATCAATCAGATCAAGCACTTCATGGATCAATTGCGAGGCGGCCAGATCGTCGACCATGCGACCTTGGGTGCGACGGTTCGTTCAGGTTCCGATCGAACAGTGCTGGTCGATTCGATTCTCGAAACGTCGGATGTTTACCGACGTGGCCTGCGCGAAGACGACGAAATCATTTCGTTTGCAGGCCGCCCCATCGGCAGCGTGAATCAGTTCAAAAACATTCTGGGAATTTATCCCTCGGGATGGTCGTTGCCCTTGGTCTATCGCCGCGATGGAAAGAAGAACGAAATCATCGTTCAACTGCCCGCACTGCATCAGCGGTCAGAGATCGCCAAATCCGCAGGCTCCAAACAGCCGCACCCAGAACGACACGATCCAGATGGTCCGCCACATTCCGACGGCACCAGTGCTCAATTGCCCAAGGACGAACTTCCCGATGAATACAAACAACTCTTCGAGAAGAAAGCCGGTTACGCCAACTACTACTTCAACCGCCTGGAACAACAACGCGTTCTCGCGGGGCTCGAGCGATTTGCGAATTGGCACGGAGCCGTCGGAAAATGGAATCTTTCAGGACGAACCGCTGACGGAGATACCTTCCAGTTGAAATTGTATCCCCAAGCTCTCACCGCACAGTTCACCAAACGCGCCCCCGGACTCCAGAACCTCGACGGAACCGATTTTCTAGACGAACCGCCGGGCACGGGCGGCTTACTGGCGGCACTCTATCAATTCAAGTTGCTGCTGACAGAAGGGCCAACCGCATTCAATGAGGTCTTTTACGATGGCAGTCAGCCGCTGGACGGCCGGGCGATGCATGTCGATGTCCTGGTCACGAAAAAATCGACGCTGGAGTGCCGCTGGTACTTCCGGGCATCGGACGGAACCCTGATCGGTTTCGACTCGTCCCTGGGCATCGACAGCGATTCGTGTGACATTCGATTTTTGCAGTATGGCGAGTTCCAGGGAAATCGTTTTCCCAACCGATGGATGGTCCGCTATGGAGACACTGAATACGGCATCTTCGACTTGATCGGGGTCGAAGCATCAACATCAACGGGAACCGATAAACCCACCGAATCCAACAAATAG
- a CDS encoding beta strand repeat-containing protein — translation MNLTVKRCLLGLVAPAAMFGMVWAQESESIGTVQLGRRAQAPVQVPEIEQIQGTVQEVPNYQPGVVDFGPSAAPSMPAPRGPGQPGYGNYFRVSAVDQVMTPRFTVDSRGGGLYGYNAGYSNIGVFMPYKIDDTSILFATGLGLVTYDGRGGATVGGGWRHWMEDIDRIIGVAGFYDFDNGHAKPYQQLGLSLESLGRYVDYRINGYLPVSSADHVLNSSLVGTAALFGNGIGLLRTNTVEQAFSGLDAEMGGPTPFLGRYGLNAYLGGYYYMGSGANAGSFTGVSGRIQAQINEDVSFGVQVTNDHMFGLNTQFQVFMNIPNGRPGRWMRNLRVQDKLVQNVFRQNRVVAKTETYSTYDAAINPNTHQAYFVANIDPNATTNGDGSVNNPFSSIANYEAVSVAQQQRYDIILVRPNINGTHDNLDTKSTLNVYSGQQLLSTTVQQTFVTENLPGITLPIPGFTGGAAPILYNSSGGDVITLVGGNTKAQQVSGFDIVGSSTGNGIFGNNNTAVNISNNTIEGGLNGVKLTNLSGTISGGTQAQFFNNTIQNNINNGIQITNNGSPPSVPNLEVIVQNNTFKTNGGDGLRIDALAGSKIGGLIGGLDSAATSTSPAITRSNTFDGNLGNGLNLTANGGTLDFQNTATSANGIVNNTFVSNVLDGLHIDSTNNSNVAFSIFKNTFGSAADSVINSEFGVKPTSTHANHRFGIGLVADSGTTVINIGGATSTNPDGSTFNPGNSFYANDVFSSSGTKILTPGNAVDFAVTGTSVLTYNLTNNLIKNTYTLNAPPPIDQFTFTFTGTSGTDPFTLQNLSTALAGRTAATITGMTWDLSSSASLLAPSGPTELRPNPVVIQPAAGDNLLASVNNVAVQTGTSPLTVAAAGALPADNANLGMVDFGQQLKLGFNQANFTSGTSFNAPVLLLQGDRTTIATAAQVNNSTLTVTFNDGSTARAAVHTTTLNGITTASATATTFGPLDPGYGSGSDGIHIAASGNATVNASTITNNNISGVAGFGIHVETNGAARSTDLTIANNTLQFNGIGTDANFNPVFTGGGISVQMNGTVPTAEFDVLMQSNTVTSNFNNGINVSADGYGTMNVNSLSNNLLGNSTDPTNPTGNGGNAFNVSSNGNATLNFNSSGNQVSGNGIGSAVNPSLTGGDNIAVSAGGNSTANYTFHGLTSNNAGGSGLSATSRGRGILNLIVDNNSTFTANEANGIQLASNDTSLLNVNISKSAMDSNGENGIGINRYAGSLILANISNSTMNSNASNGLFFLGLGSDPTNPNQQQTGTANTINIINSSMDGNGIDGARMNAYGQSVEVMNVLNSSFNNNLGNGFHIDMAPGAAFGNVAANIASTFDHIEATGNGANGIFLSSQVTNAPLDDAESGTLFNINSVHGDTVISNNGNNGFLMQMEGGVHNVTIQSDGNVTPVHQTVIQSNRADGIHVDVGNFGNVTLNANSILIGGTAAQGNGGDGIDFDVVLSRQLTAAQLNSSDPNTVGLATFMTEYEHAGIGTLNVNNTTISNNKGNGIQLYYNSLLGDGFNPAEYATRTTTRWYDGYGQINANVTNSTIVNNGQSGVRIELLGHSGGDRWSRYGGQSGINTFNFTGNVISNNGTYGLFFESNPGLIQDQRQYGFFSPPDPPGSSNVPLNPVDYVNSTGGYAMNYGASGIASSKIKDGFLLSNWMNLATVSNSQLFLTNNKIKENGQNQDINNADGIKLRIGTGSYLAADLQGNDLRGNVGSSIRTESFIQYNQTNGAVLVQLPSVKGSLTTPSQVELDPTAQLDLRMNNNIGNTANFVNPMTNLSGGLLGSDSPNGAVWIWEGLKDPFDTRPPGFPRLAQLFQIDDAFNVNSNNSFISSISGVGVTQDLQAQLYDANYYLRPTAAGTFPNPVGVFPSDASTNPGDPFAN, via the coding sequence ATGAATCTCACAGTCAAACGGTGTTTATTGGGCCTGGTCGCTCCGGCGGCCATGTTCGGAATGGTTTGGGCTCAGGAATCTGAGTCCATCGGCACCGTCCAGCTCGGTCGACGAGCACAGGCCCCGGTACAAGTCCCCGAGATCGAGCAGATCCAGGGAACAGTGCAGGAGGTCCCGAATTACCAACCTGGTGTCGTGGATTTCGGCCCATCAGCCGCTCCATCCATGCCAGCGCCGCGAGGGCCCGGACAGCCCGGTTATGGGAACTATTTCCGCGTGTCAGCGGTCGACCAGGTGATGACACCGCGGTTTACCGTGGATTCGCGCGGCGGGGGCCTGTATGGCTACAACGCCGGCTACTCCAATATCGGGGTCTTCATGCCGTACAAAATCGACGACACGTCGATCTTGTTCGCCACCGGCCTGGGCCTGGTCACTTATGATGGTCGCGGTGGTGCGACCGTCGGCGGTGGCTGGCGGCACTGGATGGAAGACATTGACCGCATCATTGGTGTGGCGGGCTTCTACGACTTCGACAACGGCCACGCCAAGCCCTACCAGCAGTTGGGCTTGAGCCTGGAATCGCTTGGACGTTACGTCGACTACCGAATCAACGGTTACCTGCCCGTCAGCAGCGCCGACCATGTCTTGAATTCAAGCCTGGTGGGAACCGCGGCGTTGTTCGGAAATGGAATCGGCTTACTGCGAACCAACACGGTTGAACAAGCCTTCTCGGGCTTGGACGCCGAAATGGGTGGTCCCACTCCATTCCTGGGCCGCTATGGTCTGAATGCCTATCTCGGTGGCTACTACTACATGGGTTCCGGAGCCAACGCCGGAAGTTTCACCGGGGTCAGCGGACGCATTCAAGCCCAAATCAACGAAGACGTGTCGTTCGGTGTTCAAGTGACGAACGATCACATGTTCGGCCTGAACACTCAGTTCCAGGTCTTCATGAACATTCCGAATGGCCGTCCCGGCCGCTGGATGCGCAACCTTCGCGTGCAGGACAAGCTCGTCCAGAACGTCTTCCGCCAGAATCGCGTCGTCGCCAAGACCGAGACCTATTCCACGTATGACGCAGCGATTAACCCCAACACTCATCAGGCTTACTTCGTCGCCAACATTGACCCGAATGCCACGACGAACGGTGACGGCAGTGTGAACAATCCGTTCAGCAGCATCGCCAACTACGAGGCCGTTTCCGTTGCACAACAACAGCGATACGACATCATCCTCGTCCGCCCCAATATCAACGGCACACACGACAACCTGGACACGAAATCGACGCTTAACGTCTACAGTGGTCAGCAGTTGCTCAGTACCACGGTTCAACAGACCTTCGTGACGGAAAACCTGCCGGGAATCACCTTGCCAATCCCTGGGTTCACCGGCGGGGCAGCACCGATTCTGTACAACAGCTCGGGCGGAGACGTGATCACCCTCGTGGGCGGGAATACAAAAGCCCAACAGGTTTCTGGATTTGACATCGTCGGCAGTTCGACCGGCAATGGGATCTTCGGTAACAACAATACCGCGGTGAACATCAGCAACAACACCATTGAGGGTGGATTGAACGGCGTCAAGCTGACCAACCTGTCGGGGACCATCAGCGGTGGAACTCAAGCCCAGTTCTTCAACAACACCATCCAGAACAACATCAATAACGGCATCCAGATCACGAACAACGGATCACCTCCGTCTGTTCCGAATCTGGAAGTCATCGTGCAGAACAATACCTTCAAGACCAACGGCGGAGACGGCCTGAGAATTGACGCCCTGGCCGGTTCCAAAATCGGGGGCCTCATTGGGGGCCTGGATTCTGCGGCAACCTCGACATCTCCCGCCATCACCCGCTCCAACACCTTTGATGGCAACCTTGGGAATGGTTTGAACCTGACCGCCAATGGTGGAACGCTGGACTTCCAGAACACCGCGACTTCAGCAAACGGGATCGTCAACAACACGTTCGTTTCCAACGTGCTCGATGGATTGCACATCGACAGCACAAACAACTCGAACGTGGCATTCTCGATCTTCAAGAACACGTTTGGAAGTGCGGCCGACTCGGTGATCAATAGCGAGTTCGGCGTCAAACCAACTTCGACGCACGCCAACCATCGATTTGGAATCGGATTGGTCGCAGACAGCGGCACGACGGTCATCAACATCGGGGGCGCAACGTCCACGAATCCTGACGGTTCCACCTTCAATCCTGGCAACTCGTTCTACGCCAACGATGTCTTCAGCTCATCCGGTACGAAGATCCTGACCCCCGGCAACGCCGTCGACTTTGCCGTCACGGGAACTTCGGTGCTCACGTACAACCTGACCAACAACTTGATCAAGAACACCTACACGCTGAATGCACCGCCGCCAATCGATCAGTTCACATTCACCTTCACCGGGACGAGTGGAACCGATCCATTCACACTGCAAAACCTGTCCACCGCCTTGGCGGGACGAACGGCTGCCACGATCACAGGGATGACATGGGACCTATCGTCGTCCGCATCCTTGCTCGCACCAAGTGGACCGACCGAACTTCGACCGAACCCCGTCGTGATCCAGCCTGCCGCAGGCGACAACCTGCTCGCATCGGTCAACAACGTTGCAGTACAAACGGGAACAAGTCCACTCACCGTGGCCGCTGCAGGAGCTTTGCCAGCGGACAACGCCAACCTCGGTATGGTCGATTTCGGTCAACAGTTGAAGCTCGGATTCAACCAGGCCAATTTCACCAGCGGAACATCGTTCAACGCACCAGTCCTGTTGTTGCAAGGCGACAGAACCACGATCGCGACGGCGGCACAGGTCAACAACTCCACACTCACGGTGACATTCAACGATGGTTCTACCGCTCGTGCAGCCGTTCACACCACGACCTTGAACGGGATCACGACCGCATCAGCAACCGCAACGACATTCGGACCGCTTGATCCTGGATACGGCAGTGGCAGCGATGGGATCCATATTGCCGCTTCGGGCAATGCCACAGTCAATGCCTCGACAATCACAAACAACAACATCTCGGGTGTCGCAGGATTTGGTATCCATGTCGAAACCAACGGTGCCGCCCGATCAACCGACCTGACCATTGCCAACAACACGTTGCAGTTCAACGGCATCGGAACGGATGCCAACTTCAATCCCGTGTTCACGGGTGGTGGAATCTCGGTCCAAATGAACGGAACCGTACCGACCGCAGAATTCGACGTCTTGATGCAAAGCAACACCGTGACGTCAAACTTCAACAACGGAATTAACGTTTCTGCCGACGGGTACGGAACAATGAACGTCAACAGCCTCTCTAACAACTTGCTGGGTAACTCGACTGACCCAACGAACCCAACCGGAAACGGTGGCAACGCCTTCAACGTTTCGTCGAACGGAAATGCCACGCTGAACTTCAACAGCTCGGGCAATCAGGTCAGTGGTAACGGAATTGGTAGTGCTGTGAATCCTTCTCTGACGGGCGGTGACAACATCGCGGTGTCGGCGGGTGGAAACTCGACGGCGAACTACACCTTCCACGGACTGACTTCGAACAATGCCGGTGGAAGCGGTCTGTCCGCCACCTCGCGTGGTCGAGGGATCCTGAACTTGATCGTGGACAATAACAGCACGTTTACGGCAAACGAAGCAAACGGGATCCAGCTCGCGTCCAACGACACGTCATTGCTGAACGTCAATATCTCCAAGTCAGCCATGGACTCCAACGGTGAGAACGGAATTGGAATCAATCGTTATGCGGGATCGCTCATCCTGGCGAACATCTCGAATTCGACGATGAACTCCAACGCTTCGAACGGACTGTTCTTTCTGGGACTCGGATCGGACCCAACCAATCCGAATCAGCAGCAAACGGGAACCGCAAACACCATCAATATCATCAACAGCTCGATGGATGGTAATGGTATCGATGGTGCTCGCATGAATGCATATGGTCAATCCGTTGAAGTCATGAACGTCCTCAACAGTTCGTTCAACAACAACCTTGGCAACGGCTTCCATATCGACATGGCACCCGGTGCCGCATTTGGAAACGTCGCGGCCAACATCGCTTCGACGTTCGACCATATCGAGGCAACGGGGAACGGTGCCAACGGGATCTTCCTGAGCAGTCAGGTCACGAATGCCCCACTGGATGACGCAGAGTCCGGGACGTTGTTCAATATCAACTCGGTCCACGGCGATACGGTCATCTCCAATAATGGAAACAACGGCTTCCTGATGCAAATGGAAGGTGGCGTTCACAATGTGACGATTCAGAGTGACGGAAATGTCACCCCTGTCCACCAGACCGTGATTCAGTCCAATCGCGCCGACGGGATCCACGTCGACGTCGGCAACTTCGGGAACGTCACACTCAATGCGAATTCGATTCTGATCGGTGGGACGGCTGCCCAGGGCAACGGTGGCGATGGAATCGACTTTGACGTCGTCCTGTCACGACAGTTGACCGCGGCGCAGTTGAATTCGAGTGACCCCAATACCGTCGGACTGGCAACGTTTATGACCGAATACGAACATGCCGGAATCGGGACGCTGAATGTCAACAACACCACGATCTCCAATAATAAGGGCAATGGAATCCAGTTGTACTACAACAGCCTGCTTGGTGATGGATTTAACCCTGCCGAATACGCGACGAGAACCACAACTCGCTGGTACGACGGCTATGGACAGATCAATGCGAACGTCACCAACAGTACCATTGTCAACAATGGTCAAAGTGGGGTTCGAATCGAGTTGCTTGGACACTCGGGCGGTGACCGATGGAGTCGCTATGGTGGGCAATCCGGAATTAACACGTTCAATTTTACGGGTAACGTGATTTCGAACAACGGCACCTACGGGCTCTTCTTCGAATCGAATCCAGGCCTCATCCAAGATCAACGTCAGTATGGATTCTTCAGCCCACCAGATCCACCAGGATCGTCGAACGTGCCGCTCAACCCTGTTGACTATGTGAACTCGACAGGCGGATACGCGATGAACTATGGAGCCAGCGGGATCGCCAGTTCGAAAATCAAGGACGGATTCCTGTTGAGCAACTGGATGAATCTCGCCACCGTCTCGAACTCACAACTGTTCTTGACAAACAACAAGATTAAGGAAAACGGCCAGAATCAGGACATCAACAACGCCGACGGCATCAAACTGCGAATCGGTACCGGCTCTTACCTGGCAGCAGACCTCCAGGGCAACGACTTGCGAGGAAACGTGGGATCATCGATTCGAACCGAGTCTTTCATTCAGTACAACCAAACAAACGGTGCCGTGCTCGTCCAGTTACCGAGTGTCAAAGGCTCACTCACCACACCGTCACAAGTCGAACTTGACCCAACGGCTCAGTTGGATCTGCGGATGAATAACAACATTGGTAACACTGCGAACTTCGTCAATCCGATGACCAACCTGTCCGGCGGACTTCTGGGAAGCGACAGCCCAAATGGTGCCGTTTGGATCTGGGAAGGACTTAAGGATCCGTTCGATACGCGACCTCCTGGTTTCCCACGATTGGCACAACTGTTCCAGATCGACGATGCGTTCAACGTGAACAGCAATAACTCGTTCATCTCAAGCATCTCGGGCGTAGGAGTGACTCAAGACCTTCAAGCTCAGCTCTACGATGCAAACTACTACTTGCGACCCACGGCGGCCGGAACATTCCCGAATCCGGTCGGAGTGTTCCCCTCGGACGCAAGCACGAACCCTGGCGACCCGTTCGCCAACTAG